The following proteins are co-located in the Rattus norvegicus strain BN/NHsdMcwi chromosome X, GRCr8, whole genome shotgun sequence genome:
- the Tent5d gene encoding terminal nucleotidyltransferase 5D isoform X1, which yields MSEIRFSNLTWDHIVTLDRVLDEVIPIHGRGNFPTLEVKPKDIVHVVKDQLIKQGIIVKDTRLNGSTASYILASHNGISYKDLDIIFGVDLPSDQEFQVVKDAVLGCLLDFLPKGVKKEKITLKTMKEAYVQKMVKICSNNDRWSLISLSNNTGKNVELKFVNSLRRQFEFSVDSFQILLDSMLDFYSVPNAKLTKESCPVVVAESMYGDFQEAMVHLKYKLISTRKPEEIRGGGLLKYSNLLVRDFKPACQTEIKTLERYMCSRFFIDFPDVAEQQKKIESYLRNHFIGEEKSKYEYLMTLHGVVNQSTVCLMGYERRQTLNMITLLALKVLGEQNILPSTDNVTCFYQPAPYLVLEGGYPSYYVASGPPLVYFQPCHTVQFPVQNGMM from the coding sequence ATGTCGGAGATCAGATTCAGCAATCTCACTTGGGATCACATTGTAACACTGGACCGTGTGTTAGATGAAGTAATCCCAATTCATGGAAGGGGCAATTTCCCCACGCTGGAGGTAAAACCAAAAGATATTGTTCATGTTGTAAAAGATCAACTCATAAAGCAGGGCATTATTGTTAAAGATACAAGATTGAATGGCTCTACAGCAAGTTACATACTCGCAAGCCATAATGGAATCAGCTATAAAGATTTGGACATTATTTTTGGTGTTGATCTTCCAAGCGATCAAGAATTTCAGGTAGTTAAGGATGCAGTTTTAGGCTGTCTACTTGACTTTTTACCAAAAggtgttaagaaagaaaagattacCCTAAAAACCATGAAAGAAGCATATGTGCAGAAAATGGTAAAAATTTGCAGTAACAACGATCGTTGGAGTCTCATCTCCCTTTCAAATAACACTGGGAAGAATGTAGAACTAAAATTTGTGAACTCACTCAGACGACAATTTGAATTTAGTGTAGATTCTTTCCAAATTCTTTTGGATTCCATGTTAGATTTTTATAGTGTCCCAAATGCCAAGCTCACCAAAGAATCCTGTCCTGTTGTGGTGGCTGAAAGTATGTATGGCGACTTCCAAGAAGCAATGGTCCATTTGAAATACAAGCTAATATCTACCCGAAAGCCTGAAGAGATCAGAGGTGGTGGCCTTTTGAAGTATAGCAATTTGTTGGTTCGTGACTTCAAGCCAGCCTGCCAAACAGAAATTAAGACTCTGGAACGTTATATGTGTTCTAgatttttcattgactttcctgATGTAGCAGAACAGCAAAAGAAAATTGAATCGTACCTCCGCAACCATTTCATAGGTGAAGAAAAGAGCAAGTATGAGTACCTTATGACCTTGCATGGAGTTGTGAACCAAAGCACTGTCTGCCTCATGGGATATGAAAGAAGGCAGACCCTTAACATGATCACCCTTTTGGCTTTGAAAGTACTTGGAGAACAGAATATTTTACCTAGTACAGACAACGTAACTTGCTTTTATCAACCTGCTCCATATCTAGTTCTTGAGGGAGGATACCCTAGTTATTATGTAGCATCTGGGCCACCACTGGTTTATTTCCAGCCATGTCATACAGTGCAGTTCCCTGTGCAAAATGGTATGATGTAA